One segment of Bacteroides caecimuris DNA contains the following:
- a CDS encoding DUF4099 domain-containing protein, with product MDERPDNSEQLMDILLVMDQEKKTIQAVSGVKDGELQTKNPLEDNNDLLRVDRHGDMFSNFFSNLWNQLKDPTRFHFFRVPEEDVQRVAADFQQTVQTPTPEGQARMAQYEVQHPAQAQQQGEQQAQPAAGQQQQQPTEAPQQEQAQQQPQYKYDVEKIDWNSLANLGIKREQIEQNGMLDQMLRGFQTDKTVRVYFNLDSISHANDSQLSLREAPDGRVVVCSHGILDPSKLQQQFFGHTFTKEDSDAIKTAGNMGRIVELTNRAGEKVPSLVSRNQKTNELASFPADKVRIPAEKNGHTFTPDEVARLKKGEAVVCKFQTKAKEGQKPKTYEAPVQFNAAKMQLELLFNDRAKLAMDAHKELQKQTANQEVPKTFRKQELTEKSQTELAGGGTVKVSGLKDKNGKPYQGYITWQPGQKYPAFMFPKDYKTALEEGRVKPAVENEVQVAVNSEGKTNEATKSLKEALQSAQTRPTGEQKEQQDRKQEQKEGKKEDKKQEQQQDKPKPRQRKSPRL from the coding sequence ATGGACGAAAGACCGGACAACAGCGAACAACTGATGGATATTCTTCTTGTCATGGATCAGGAGAAAAAGACCATCCAAGCCGTCAGCGGAGTAAAGGACGGAGAGTTACAAACCAAGAACCCGTTAGAGGACAACAACGACCTGCTACGGGTAGATCGCCACGGCGATATGTTCTCCAACTTCTTTTCCAATCTTTGGAACCAGTTGAAAGATCCCACCCGTTTCCATTTCTTCCGTGTGCCGGAAGAAGATGTGCAACGGGTAGCGGCAGATTTCCAGCAGACCGTGCAGACCCCCACGCCCGAAGGACAGGCACGCATGGCACAGTACGAGGTACAACATCCCGCACAGGCACAACAACAGGGCGAGCAACAGGCGCAGCCTGCCGCCGGGCAGCAACAACAGCAGCCGACAGAAGCACCGCAGCAAGAGCAGGCGCAGCAACAGCCGCAGTACAAGTACGATGTGGAAAAGATAGATTGGAACTCGCTCGCCAATCTCGGCATCAAACGTGAACAGATCGAACAGAACGGTATGCTCGACCAGATGCTACGGGGCTTCCAGACCGACAAGACCGTCCGGGTATATTTCAATCTCGATTCGATCTCCCATGCCAACGACAGCCAGCTTTCCTTGCGTGAAGCCCCCGACGGTAGGGTAGTCGTTTGCAGCCACGGTATTCTCGATCCGTCAAAGTTGCAGCAACAATTCTTCGGGCATACCTTCACGAAGGAAGATAGCGACGCTATCAAGACCGCCGGGAACATGGGGCGCATTGTCGAACTCACCAACCGGGCGGGCGAGAAAGTCCCGTCCCTCGTCAGCCGTAACCAGAAAACGAATGAACTCGCATCCTTCCCGGCTGACAAGGTGCGCATCCCGGCGGAAAAGAACGGGCATACCTTCACCCCTGACGAGGTGGCACGGCTGAAAAAGGGCGAAGCCGTGGTATGTAAATTCCAGACCAAAGCCAAAGAAGGGCAGAAGCCCAAAACCTACGAAGCCCCCGTCCAGTTCAACGCCGCCAAGATGCAACTTGAATTGTTGTTCAACGACCGGGCTAAACTGGCGATGGACGCACACAAGGAGTTGCAGAAACAGACCGCCAACCAAGAAGTCCCCAAAACTTTCCGCAAACAGGAACTCACCGAAAAGTCGCAAACGGAACTTGCGGGCGGCGGCACGGTCAAAGTTTCCGGTTTGAAAGACAAGAACGGCAAACCCTATCAGGGGTACATCACATGGCAGCCCGGACAGAAATACCCCGCCTTCATGTTCCCCAAGGATTACAAGACCGCACTCGAAGAGGGACGTGTCAAACCCGCCGTCGAGAACGAGGTGCAGGTAGCCGTCAATTCCGAGGGCAAGACCAACGAAGCCACCAAGAGCCTGAAAGAAGCCTTGCAGTCCGCGCAAACCCGTCCCACCGGAGAGCAGAAGGAGCAGCAAGACCGCAAGCAGGAACAGAAAGAGGGCAAGAAAGAAGATAAGAAACAGGAACAGCAACAGGACAAGCCCAAACCCCGGCAGCGCAAAAGTCCCCGCCTCTGA
- a CDS encoding energy transducer TonB, producing the protein MKTVITLLICIAMATCSSAKRGTSSDGEVANSNDPVFCADSLVGNELISLYPFMLYDKPDGNLTYSCDYENGYICIAGEIKDDWIRLDYIRSNTDKLTSPFYGWSKWCNNDSILFKVVGKGFPIVSPYDENAVYEFPTYSPEYPQYPGGEEAIEQFLKKEVQKRYPPTARQMGVQGRIMVSFVVEKDGTMSDFRIQNSVNDEIDEAAIECIKNLPKRWKPTRTKLEFDTAERTVRCKVKLPVSFRIE; encoded by the coding sequence ATGAAAACAGTAATAACCCTATTAATATGTATAGCTATGGCGACTTGTTCCAGTGCCAAACGAGGGACTTCTTCCGATGGAGAAGTGGCAAACTCCAATGATCCGGTATTTTGTGCGGATAGCTTGGTAGGAAATGAACTTATTAGTTTGTATCCTTTCATGTTGTACGACAAGCCGGACGGTAATCTAACTTATAGCTGTGATTATGAGAATGGATATATCTGCATAGCCGGAGAGATAAAGGATGATTGGATAAGGCTGGATTACATAAGGTCAAATACGGATAAACTGACATCGCCATTTTATGGCTGGTCGAAATGGTGCAATAATGATTCAATCCTATTCAAAGTTGTAGGTAAGGGATTTCCTATTGTTTCGCCTTATGACGAGAATGCTGTTTATGAATTTCCGACGTACAGCCCGGAATATCCTCAATATCCGGGTGGTGAGGAAGCCATCGAGCAATTTCTGAAAAAAGAAGTACAAAAACGTTATCCACCAACAGCCCGACAGATGGGGGTACAAGGTCGAATCATGGTTTCTTTCGTTGTGGAGAAAGACGGTACAATGTCGGACTTTAGAATCCAGAATAGTGTAAACGATGAAATAGATGAAGCTGCTATTGAGTGTATAAAGAACTTGCCGAAGCGTTGGAAACCTACCAGAACAAAATTGGAGTTTGATACGGCTGAAAGAACGGTACGATGCAAAGTAAAGTTGCCTGTATCTTTTAGAATTGAATGA
- a CDS encoding tetratricopeptide repeat protein — translation MEKLAIVILLFVFSFMSYGQTNRSKQNSTSKDGVTDSIVWTLLIKPHIVYSSETVSDSAAAYYKKGTENFYSEDYKGAIEDYSKAIEFNPNYMAAYTNRGISKGESGDYKGAIVDYDKVISLDPDDAFVYCYRGAAKSRLGEMEGAVADFDKALTIDPAHTLAYLNRGTIKYVTGDYEGALSDYSKAIEIRPNAIFYLVRAAVKHEMGDYKGEIADYRQSFIYGTPNAALYDRLGRALYEQKQYEEALKVYDEGISAYPKDHDLYYGLEQACNQLSDKDKTANTVADTITFKIKSSLYLMATPGFEFIVSDGSRTEEIIGKGFAAGDSIKYEFSTDEERTVTIIGAVGNLLFASATNNLSYRNYLRKQGRKKTLVVFAEDVLQLDISKNKSLRHVLCRECRLSELDVTRNHGLEELDCSENQLKSLDVSRNKNLQVLFCTKNKLINIDVSHNLLLEELVCFDNDNLSLDVSANKNLEFLSCGGLLKEIDLTNNTELKELICRCKLTKLDLSKNKKLKKLRIDGNNLSAKELNFIFKALPTVDYYKDHTEIDFSDNPGTSDCDRSILEEKGWLSPDSNM, via the coding sequence ATGGAAAAGTTAGCCATTGTCATATTGCTCTTCGTATTCTCTTTTATGAGTTACGGACAGACAAACAGAAGTAAACAGAACAGTACTTCTAAAGATGGAGTTACCGACAGTATTGTATGGACTCTGTTAATAAAACCGCATATAGTTTATTCTTCCGAGACTGTTTCTGACTCTGCCGCTGCCTATTATAAAAAAGGAACTGAAAATTTTTATTCCGAAGATTATAAGGGAGCGATTGAAGATTATAGTAAAGCCATTGAATTTAATCCCAATTATATGGCTGCCTATACCAACCGGGGAATTTCCAAAGGAGAGTCTGGTGATTATAAAGGGGCGATTGTGGATTATGACAAGGTTATTAGTCTTGATCCTGATGATGCTTTTGTTTATTGTTATCGTGGAGCAGCTAAGAGTAGATTAGGTGAGATGGAAGGAGCTGTTGCAGATTTTGACAAAGCCCTTACGATTGATCCTGCACATACTCTCGCATACCTTAATCGGGGAACTATTAAATATGTTACAGGTGATTACGAAGGCGCACTTTCCGATTATTCAAAGGCGATTGAAATTCGTCCTAATGCAATTTTTTACCTCGTGCGTGCTGCGGTTAAACATGAAATGGGCGATTATAAAGGCGAGATAGCCGATTATCGTCAGTCTTTCATATATGGTACTCCCAATGCGGCATTATACGACAGACTTGGACGTGCATTGTATGAACAGAAACAGTACGAGGAAGCATTAAAAGTATATGACGAAGGAATATCCGCTTATCCAAAAGATCATGATTTATATTATGGTCTTGAACAGGCTTGTAACCAGTTGAGCGATAAAGACAAGACCGCTAATACAGTTGCAGACACCATCACATTCAAAATAAAAAGTTCTCTTTATCTTATGGCTACACCGGGATTTGAATTTATTGTTTCAGACGGGAGCCGAACAGAAGAAATTATAGGGAAAGGATTTGCTGCCGGAGACTCTATAAAATACGAATTTTCAACGGACGAAGAACGAACGGTAACTATTATCGGTGCAGTTGGGAATTTACTATTCGCATCAGCCACTAACAACTTGTCTTATAGGAATTATCTTCGGAAGCAAGGGAGAAAGAAAACGCTTGTTGTGTTTGCCGAGGATGTGTTACAACTTGATATTAGCAAAAATAAATCTTTGCGTCATGTGTTGTGCCGTGAATGCCGGTTATCTGAACTCGATGTGACACGCAATCACGGTTTGGAAGAACTGGACTGTTCAGAAAATCAGTTGAAATCCCTTGATGTAAGTCGGAATAAAAATCTTCAGGTATTGTTTTGTACTAAAAACAAATTGATAAACATAGATGTAAGCCATAATCTGCTGCTTGAAGAACTGGTTTGCTTTGATAATGATAATTTATCACTGGATGTAAGCGCAAATAAGAATTTGGAATTTCTTAGTTGTGGCGGGTTATTAAAAGAAATTGATCTTACCAACAATACAGAACTAAAGGAATTAATATGCCGATGTAAATTAACCAAACTTGATTTGAGTAAAAATAAGAAGTTGAAAAAACTACGGATTGATGGAAATAATTTATCAGCTAAAGAACTTAACTTTATTTTCAAAGCTCTTCCTACAGTAGATTATTATAAGGATCATACAGAAATTGATTTTTCCGATAATCCGGGCACTTCTGACTGTGACCGTTCTATTTTAGAAGAAAAAGGTTGGTTGTCACCTGATAGTAATATGTGA
- a CDS encoding tetratricopeptide repeat protein yields the protein MGLVALLSPVCFICLLVIILNLFTNTTTNNNLKLGWKQRLWIVLNLLMWAYELFFTIVICDGVEGLNVHFGSGLGDLLYVFTLMGMALLHIVLLAIFTYNHLHTFFFVVLMCMPVFPLMLMHLNAARGNEENGYMISGNHAGLYYNSQAQYEQRMREREAEEAKKPKKPEFATQFESYLYDAEHGEGKAQNHIGRCYALGDGVEQNDSLAIKWYRLAAEGGYDMGQRNLGVCYYKGLCGLDVDYTEAVKWLRKAAEQGNDDAQYLMGCCYKDGKGVEQNDEEAFRWLRLAARQEHEGAQKLLRENKQVWQLSNK from the coding sequence ATGGGATTAGTTGCCTTACTATCACCAGTCTGTTTTATTTGCCTTCTGGTTATCATACTTAATTTATTCACGAATACAACTACTAATAATAATCTGAAACTTGGTTGGAAACAACGGTTGTGGATAGTTCTAAATTTACTGATGTGGGCTTATGAACTATTTTTTACGATAGTAATTTGCGATGGTGTTGAAGGTTTGAATGTTCATTTCGGTAGCGGGTTAGGTGACTTGTTATATGTCTTCACACTTATGGGCATGGCTCTGCTGCATATTGTCTTGCTCGCTATTTTTACATACAATCATCTACATACCTTCTTTTTTGTAGTTCTTATGTGTATGCCTGTATTCCCTTTGATGTTGATGCACCTGAATGCAGCACGGGGAAATGAGGAGAACGGTTATATGATTTCAGGCAACCATGCCGGACTGTATTATAACAGTCAAGCCCAATATGAACAAAGGATGCGTGAACGGGAAGCGGAAGAGGCGAAAAAACCGAAGAAACCTGAATTTGCCACACAGTTCGAATCGTATTTGTATGATGCAGAACATGGGGAAGGAAAGGCACAGAATCATATAGGAAGGTGCTATGCACTGGGTGATGGCGTTGAACAAAATGATTCGTTGGCTATCAAGTGGTATCGTCTTGCAGCAGAGGGTGGATATGATATGGGGCAAAGAAATTTGGGGGTATGTTATTATAAGGGTTTGTGTGGTCTTGATGTTGATTATACAGAAGCCGTTAAATGGCTTCGCAAAGCGGCTGAACAAGGAAATGATGATGCCCAATATTTGATGGGGTGTTGTTATAAAGACGGTAAAGGTGTCGAGCAAAACGATGAAGAGGCTTTCCGGTGGCTTCGGCTTGCTGCACGGCAAGAACATGAGGGGGCACAGAAATTACTTCGAGAAAATAAACAAGTTTGGCAGTTGAGTAACAAATAA
- a CDS encoding tetratricopeptide repeat protein, which yields MDKWIVYILLAVCLPSYGQANGNKQVKQGTDSLQNDTVMPYSVDSLVHTYMESGRVKSENGDKLGAIAEYNKVIEIDSNYAVAYYKRGNQNADLGKNEDAITDYNKAIEINPDYAFAYSNRGTVKAALGDHTGAITDYNKAIEIKPDFALAYSNRGKAKADLGNNIEAIIDYDKAIEINPNYAIAYSGRGTVKAALNNNTGAIADYDKAIEINPNYAIAYTNRGVAKATLNNNTGAIADYDKAIEINPNYPLAYTNRGKAKADLDNNIGAIADYDKAIEINPNYAIAYYNRGNLKSDMGDFEGALADYNKTLKIKPDHIGSYINLGVLKYKMGDYEGEIATYRLAIKNCSPDADLYNNLGRALYDLKRFKEAAEAYGEGIKAFPSDGKLYYGRGLARNQSGDKNGACEDWHRSSELGCLQANALLPLCGEK from the coding sequence ATGGATAAGTGGATAGTTTACATATTACTGGCTGTATGTCTGCCAAGTTACGGACAAGCGAATGGAAATAAGCAGGTAAAACAAGGAACAGATTCTTTGCAAAATGATACTGTTATGCCCTATTCGGTGGATTCATTAGTACATACTTATATGGAAAGCGGACGTGTAAAATCCGAGAATGGCGATAAATTAGGGGCAATTGCGGAATATAACAAAGTTATTGAGATTGATTCAAATTACGCTGTTGCCTATTATAAACGGGGAAATCAAAATGCAGATTTGGGAAAAAATGAGGATGCGATTACAGATTACAACAAAGCAATTGAGATTAATCCGGATTATGCCTTTGCGTATTCTAATCGAGGAACTGTAAAAGCGGCATTAGGAGATCATACTGGAGCGATTACAGATTATAATAAGGCGATTGAAATTAAGCCTGATTTTGCTCTTGCTTATTCCAATAGAGGAAAGGCTAAAGCTGATTTAGGTAATAATATAGAGGCAATTATAGATTATGATAAGGCGATTGAAATTAATCCTAATTATGCTATTGCATATTCAGGCAGAGGAACTGTAAAAGCCGCACTAAATAACAACACTGGGGCAATTGCAGATTATGACAAAGCTATTGAAATTAATCCTAATTATGCTATTGCATATACCAACAGAGGAGTGGCAAAAGCCACACTAAATAACAACACTGGAGCGATTGCGGATTATGATAAAGCAATTGAAATTAATCCTAATTATCCTCTTGCATATACCAACAGAGGAAAGGCTAAAGCCGATTTAGATAATAATATTGGGGCAATTGCAGATTATGACAAAGCAATTGAAATTAATCCCAATTATGCTATTGCATATTACAATCGAGGCAATTTAAAATCAGATATGGGAGATTTCGAAGGTGCACTTGCAGATTATAACAAAACACTTAAAATCAAACCAGATCATATTGGTAGCTATATCAATCTTGGTGTACTAAAATATAAAATGGGAGATTACGAGGGAGAAATCGCTACTTATCGGTTGGCGATAAAAAACTGCTCTCCCGATGCGGATTTGTATAATAATCTGGGGCGTGCGCTGTATGACCTGAAACGGTTTAAGGAAGCTGCGGAAGCATACGGCGAAGGAATAAAGGCTTTTCCGAGTGACGGAAAGTTGTACTATGGTCGTGGGCTGGCACGTAACCAGTCGGGCGATAAGAACGGGGCTTGTGAGGACTGGCATAGAAGTAGTGAATTGGGATGCTTGCAGGCTAATGCGTTGTTGCCATTGTGCGGTGAGAAATAG
- the mobC gene encoding conjugal transfer protein MobC — protein MQNEDDLRGLAKVMEFMRAISILFVVINIYWFCFQSIQEWGINIGVVDRILLGFQRTAGLFSSIFWTKLFAVLFLALSCLGTKGVKEQKITWRKIILCGVTGLLLFFFNWWLLALPLPLSANTVFYIATLTAGYIFLLMAGLWMSRLLKTNLLEDMFNLENESFMQETELKENEYSVNLRTRFWFRGKTYDGWINLVNIFRATMVLGTPGSGKSYAIINQYIKQVIEKGFSVFLYDFKYPDLSEIAYNHLINNLDGYKVKPKFYVINFDDPAGSHRCNPIHPDFMTDISDAYESAYTIMLNLNRTWISKQGDFFVESPIILLASIIWYLKIYKNGKYCTFPHAIEFLNRKYADIFPILTSYPELENYLSPFMDAWESSAVEQLQGQIASAKIPLSRMISPALYWVMTADDFTLDINNPEEPKVLVVGNNPDRQGIYGAALGLYNSRIVKLINKKKRLKSAVIIDELPTIYMRGLDNLIATARSNKVAVMLGFQDFSQLKRDYGDKESAVICNTVGNVFAGQVVAETAKTLSERFGKVLQKRQNMTINRNETSVSINTQMDSLIPASKISNLTQGMFVGAVADNFDERIEQKIFHAEIVVDNEQVKRETARYVKIPQIIDFTDKDGNDTMQQQIDANYYRIKNEVKQIVADEIERIKADPELSHLIKNV, from the coding sequence ATGCAAAACGAAGATGATTTGCGTGGACTTGCCAAAGTAATGGAGTTCATGCGTGCTATCAGCATTTTATTTGTAGTAATCAATATTTATTGGTTCTGTTTCCAATCTATTCAGGAGTGGGGCATCAATATCGGCGTGGTCGATAGAATCCTGCTCGGTTTCCAGCGCACCGCCGGGCTGTTTTCCAGTATCTTTTGGACGAAGCTCTTTGCCGTGCTGTTCCTCGCCCTTTCCTGTTTGGGGACAAAGGGCGTGAAGGAGCAGAAAATCACTTGGCGCAAGATAATCCTTTGCGGCGTGACGGGCTTGTTATTGTTCTTTTTCAACTGGTGGCTCTTGGCACTCCCTTTGCCCTTGTCGGCAAACACGGTGTTCTACATCGCCACCCTCACAGCCGGATATATCTTTCTACTCATGGCAGGACTATGGATGTCCCGCCTGCTCAAAACCAACCTACTCGAAGATATGTTCAATCTGGAGAACGAATCCTTTATGCAGGAAACTGAATTGAAGGAGAACGAGTATTCCGTCAATCTCCGCACCCGCTTCTGGTTCAGGGGAAAGACGTATGACGGATGGATTAACCTTGTTAATATTTTTCGTGCGACAATGGTATTGGGAACTCCGGGCAGCGGAAAATCCTATGCGATTATCAATCAATACATTAAACAGGTTATCGAAAAAGGATTTTCCGTCTTTTTGTATGATTTCAAATATCCCGACCTCTCCGAGATTGCTTACAACCATCTGATTAACAATCTGGACGGGTACAAGGTCAAACCGAAATTCTACGTGATAAATTTCGATGATCCGGCGGGTAGCCACCGTTGTAACCCCATTCACCCGGACTTTATGACGGACATATCCGATGCTTACGAAAGTGCTTACACGATTATGCTCAACCTCAATCGGACTTGGATCAGCAAGCAGGGCGACTTCTTTGTTGAATCACCTATTATTCTGTTAGCCAGTATCATATGGTATTTGAAAATCTACAAGAACGGCAAGTATTGCACCTTCCCCCATGCGATAGAATTTCTGAACCGGAAGTACGCCGATATTTTCCCCATCCTGACAAGTTACCCCGAACTGGAGAACTATCTTTCCCCGTTCATGGACGCTTGGGAAAGTTCGGCGGTGGAGCAGTTGCAGGGGCAGATAGCCAGTGCCAAAATCCCGCTTTCCCGCATGATTTCCCCGGCTCTCTATTGGGTAATGACAGCCGATGATTTCACGCTCGACATCAACAATCCCGAAGAACCGAAAGTGCTTGTAGTAGGTAACAATCCCGACAGGCAGGGCATATACGGCGCAGCGTTGGGACTGTATAACTCCCGCATTGTCAAGCTGATAAACAAGAAGAAACGGCTCAAATCCGCCGTTATCATTGACGAGTTACCCACCATCTACATGCGTGGGCTGGATAACCTGATTGCCACCGCCCGAAGTAACAAGGTAGCCGTCATGCTCGGCTTTCAGGATTTCAGCCAGTTAAAAAGGGATTACGGCGACAAGGAGAGTGCCGTTATCTGCAATACAGTTGGCAATGTCTTTGCTGGTCAGGTAGTTGCCGAAACTGCCAAAACGTTAAGTGAACGCTTCGGCAAGGTCTTGCAGAAACGGCAGAATATGACCATCAACCGCAACGAGACTTCCGTTTCCATCAATACCCAGATGGATAGCCTTATTCCGGCTTCCAAAATCAGCAACTTAACGCAGGGTATGTTTGTCGGTGCAGTCGCCGATAACTTCGACGAGCGCATCGAGCAGAAGATTTTCCATGCCGAGATTGTCGTGGATAACGAGCAGGTCAAACGGGAAACCGCCCGTTACGTGAAGATACCGCAGATTATCGACTTCACCGACAAGGACGGCAACGACACCATGCAGCAACAGATTGATGCGAACTACTACCGCATCAAGAACGAGGTCAAGCAGATTGTCGCCGACGAAATCGAGCGTATCAAGGCTGATCCCGAACTCTCGCACTTGATTAAGAACGTATGA
- the mobB gene encoding conjugal transfer protein MobB: MIAKISHGGSLYGVLAYNQIKVDELHADVLFGNRIIEPPGDNPYTIEHISRSFVDYLTANRKTEKPILHISLNPDPKDCVTEEQFIKLAEQYMQRMGFGDQPYIVYRHNDIGREHLHIVSVRVDETGRAISDSYEHERSMKVCRELEQQFDLTPATKKEWKEGLPLSPVDYEGGNLKGQLAGVIRPIAREWRFGTLGEYRAVLSLYGITVDEVKGEYGGREYHGLSYSATDKDGNKVGKPFKSSVFGKEVGIAALEKRMLSSAAWMKSHKDIATDTAARIASAMQTAGRDRTLFERELMRQGIGVVFRTNDAGRIYGATFINHADKTVFNGSRLGKEFSANVFNDLFAGQDGIHPPQQSAGVERPAQQQGHTGASEWNGHDTEYQPDHKDNTAQNVADAFSLFAPVQGGASGDQPAPQQRKKKKRRRYGRQQ; the protein is encoded by the coding sequence ATGATAGCCAAGATTTCACACGGCGGCAGCCTGTACGGGGTGCTTGCCTACAACCAAATCAAGGTGGACGAACTTCATGCGGACGTGCTTTTCGGCAACCGGATTATCGAACCGCCGGGCGACAATCCTTATACGATAGAGCATATTTCCCGTTCGTTCGTGGACTACCTGACCGCCAACCGCAAGACCGAGAAACCCATCCTGCACATCTCGCTCAATCCCGATCCGAAAGATTGCGTGACCGAGGAACAGTTCATAAAATTGGCGGAGCAGTATATGCAGCGCATGGGCTTCGGCGACCAGCCCTATATCGTTTACCGCCACAACGACATCGGGCGGGAACACCTGCATATCGTTTCCGTCCGTGTGGACGAAACCGGGCGGGCGATTTCCGACAGCTACGAACACGAGCGTTCGATGAAGGTCTGCCGGGAATTGGAACAGCAGTTCGACCTTACCCCGGCTACCAAAAAGGAGTGGAAGGAAGGGTTGCCCTTGTCGCCCGTCGATTACGAGGGCGGCAACCTCAAAGGGCAGTTGGCGGGAGTGATCCGACCGATAGCCCGTGAGTGGCGTTTCGGGACATTGGGCGAATACCGTGCGGTACTTTCACTTTACGGCATAACGGTGGATGAAGTCAAAGGGGAATATGGCGGACGGGAGTATCACGGCTTGTCCTATTCGGCGACGGACAAGGACGGCAACAAGGTCGGCAAACCCTTCAAGTCTTCCGTCTTTGGTAAAGAAGTGGGCATTGCCGCACTGGAAAAGCGTATGCTCTCTTCCGCCGCATGGATGAAGAGCCACAAGGACATTGCCACCGATACCGCCGCCCGCATAGCATCCGCCATGCAGACCGCAGGGCGTGACCGGACACTTTTCGAGCGTGAACTCATGCGGCAGGGTATCGGCGTGGTATTCCGCACCAACGATGCGGGGCGCATCTATGGGGCGACCTTCATCAACCATGCCGACAAGACCGTTTTCAACGGTTCCCGTCTGGGTAAGGAGTTTTCCGCCAATGTATTCAACGACCTTTTCGCCGGACAGGACGGTATTCACCCGCCGCAGCAATCCGCCGGAGTGGAACGTCCCGCACAGCAGCAAGGGCATACAGGCGCATCCGAATGGAACGGGCATGATACCGAATACCAGCCCGACCACAAGGACAACACCGCCCAAAACGTGGCGGACGCTTTCAGCCTGTTTGCACCCGTACAGGGCGGCGCATCCGGCGACCAGCCCGCACCGCAGCAGCGGAAAAAGAAGAAAAGGCGCAGGTACGGCAGGCAGCAGTAA